The Ruania alba genome has a window encoding:
- a CDS encoding carbohydrate ABC transporter permease, translating to MTTLLQPIEGLRPRRSRTAVPQRTSPQIRRRNRNEGLLFWALILPNLVAIVVFGYYPTVYNFVLSFTDWDFVQPAPVVVGLDNYEELFQSGSMLMEALRNTAIFVLVAVIGTLFGGMAIGALLAQRLRFSGLVRTIAFAPHMLPGAAIGVLWLFMFDPNYGLSRWLFSMVGMESPSWTTTSDFSLWAITIAYAWQRLGFVAIIYYTAILDLPKDIYEAAALDGARGWGLFRYITLPLLSPVTFFLTVTGIIAAAQTFDIIATLTNGGPGTSSTTLPWMIYDQAFVDFNIGTSAATATVMFALLLLVTLVQTKYASKQVHYS from the coding sequence ATGACCACGCTGCTCCAACCCATCGAGGGTCTGCGTCCTCGAAGATCCCGAACCGCAGTCCCGCAGCGCACGTCACCGCAGATCCGCCGCCGCAACCGCAACGAAGGACTGCTCTTCTGGGCGTTGATCCTGCCGAACCTGGTGGCGATCGTGGTCTTCGGTTACTACCCCACCGTCTACAACTTCGTCCTCAGCTTCACCGACTGGGACTTCGTGCAGCCGGCCCCAGTGGTCGTCGGGCTGGACAACTACGAGGAGCTGTTCCAGTCCGGTTCGATGCTGATGGAGGCGTTGCGGAACACGGCGATCTTCGTTCTGGTGGCGGTGATCGGCACCCTCTTCGGCGGGATGGCGATCGGCGCACTGCTCGCGCAGCGGCTGCGATTCTCCGGACTGGTACGCACCATTGCGTTCGCTCCGCACATGCTGCCCGGTGCCGCGATCGGTGTGCTGTGGCTGTTCATGTTCGACCCGAACTACGGCCTGAGCCGGTGGTTGTTCTCGATGGTGGGGATGGAATCGCCCTCTTGGACCACCACCTCGGACTTCTCGCTCTGGGCGATCACCATCGCCTATGCCTGGCAGCGCCTGGGCTTCGTCGCGATCATCTACTACACCGCGATCCTCGACCTGCCGAAGGACATCTACGAGGCGGCCGCGCTGGACGGTGCCCGAGGCTGGGGACTGTTCCGTTACATCACGCTCCCGCTGCTCAGCCCGGTGACGTTCTTCCTCACCGTCACCGGCATCATCGCCGCCGCGCAGACGTTCGACATCATCGCCACCCTCACCAACGGTGGCCCGGGCACCTCGAGCACCACGCTGCCGTGGATGATCTACGACCAGGCGTTCGTGGACTTCAACATCGGCACCTCTGCTGCCACGGCCACCGTGATGTTCGCGCTGCTCCTGCTGGTGACCCTCGTCCAGACCAAGTACGCGAGCAAGCAGGTGCACTACTCATGA
- a CDS encoding carbohydrate ABC transporter permease: MSLTLDRKDDPATPAPTTPPEEPPRSWGQGASDGERKGRRRGPRRPLPATMGLYVLITATFALFAIPLYWLFSSALKPEHEIYTYPLTWVPTELEWSNFADAWTSAPFGAFLKNSIITTVVGTGLEIGVALLSAYAFAFVYFRGKMLVFALMVGSLMLPGHITLLVNYITISNLGWLNTYQGLILPGIGSAFAMFLVYQQMRQVPEELVDAAKMDGAGHLRRLSTVVIPICRPMILTATLIVLITKWNDFVWPLIVTSTSDMRTLPIGLMFLRSQEGYDAWGPVMAGTVIVAAPMLIVFFIAQRRIIGGITAGAIKG; this comes from the coding sequence ATGAGCCTCACTCTCGACCGCAAGGACGACCCGGCGACCCCGGCTCCCACCACCCCACCGGAGGAACCACCCCGATCCTGGGGCCAGGGCGCCTCGGACGGCGAACGGAAGGGCCGCCGTCGGGGCCCCCGCCGGCCGCTGCCGGCCACCATGGGGCTGTACGTGCTGATCACCGCCACGTTCGCCCTGTTCGCGATCCCGTTGTACTGGTTGTTCAGCTCCGCGCTCAAGCCCGAGCACGAGATTTACACCTACCCGCTCACCTGGGTGCCCACCGAACTGGAGTGGAGCAACTTCGCCGACGCATGGACCTCGGCCCCGTTCGGTGCCTTCCTGAAGAACTCGATCATCACCACCGTGGTCGGTACCGGCCTGGAGATCGGCGTCGCCCTGCTGTCTGCCTACGCCTTCGCCTTCGTGTATTTCCGCGGCAAGATGCTCGTCTTTGCGCTGATGGTCGGCTCGCTCATGCTGCCCGGTCACATCACCCTGCTGGTCAACTACATCACCATCTCGAACCTGGGCTGGCTGAACACCTACCAAGGCCTGATCCTGCCGGGGATCGGTTCAGCCTTCGCGATGTTCCTCGTCTACCAGCAGATGCGGCAGGTGCCGGAGGAGCTGGTGGACGCGGCCAAGATGGACGGTGCCGGGCACCTGCGCCGGCTTAGCACCGTGGTGATCCCGATCTGCCGGCCGATGATCCTGACGGCCACGCTGATCGTGCTGATCACGAAGTGGAACGACTTCGTGTGGCCGCTGATCGTCACCTCCACCTCGGACATGCGCACCCTCCCGATCGGGCTGATGTTCCTGCGCAGCCAGGAGGGCTATGACGCCTGGGGTCCGGTGATGGCCGGAACCGTCATCGTCGCGGCCCCGATGCTGATCGTCTTCTTCATCGCCCAGCGCCGCATCATCGGCGGAATCACCGCCGGTGCCATCAAGGGCTGA
- a CDS encoding ABC transporter ATP-binding protein, which produces MSSDTAREPAIQVRGITKAFTDVQVLSGVDFDVQAGNIFALLGSNGAGKTTLVRILSTLLKADSGTATVHGFDVTSAPNQVRESISLTGQFAAVDEVLTGRENLELVARLRHLRNPGKIANDMLARFSLTDAGARRAGTYSGGMRRRLDIAMSLIGSPPIIVLDEPTTGLDPQARIEVWQTIRKLAADGTTVLLTTQYLDEAEQLADRIAILHQGTIISNGTLSELKQLLPATEVEYVEKQPSLEDVFLALVGARAETPADNSATAGKELR; this is translated from the coding sequence ATGAGTTCCGATACTGCCCGCGAACCCGCGATCCAGGTGCGGGGCATCACGAAGGCGTTCACGGACGTGCAGGTGCTGAGTGGCGTCGACTTCGACGTCCAGGCGGGGAACATCTTCGCCCTCCTGGGCTCCAACGGTGCCGGCAAGACCACACTCGTGCGGATACTCTCGACCCTGCTGAAGGCAGATTCCGGGACCGCCACGGTGCACGGATTCGACGTCACGTCCGCACCGAACCAGGTGCGGGAGTCGATCAGCCTGACCGGGCAGTTCGCCGCCGTCGACGAGGTGCTCACTGGCCGGGAGAACCTCGAACTGGTCGCACGCCTGCGCCACCTGCGAAACCCCGGGAAGATCGCGAACGACATGCTTGCTCGTTTCTCGCTGACCGACGCCGGTGCTCGCAGGGCAGGGACGTACTCCGGAGGGATGCGGCGCCGTCTGGACATCGCGATGAGCCTGATCGGAAGCCCGCCGATCATCGTCCTGGACGAGCCCACCACGGGCCTTGACCCACAAGCCCGCATCGAGGTGTGGCAGACGATCAGGAAGCTGGCCGCCGATGGCACCACCGTCCTGCTGACCACGCAGTACCTCGACGAGGCCGAGCAGCTCGCCGACCGCATCGCGATCTTGCACCAGGGCACGATCATCTCCAACGGCACCCTCTCCGAGCTGAAGCAGCTGCTCCCGGCCACTGAGGTGGAGTACGTCGAGAAGCAGCCCTCTCTCGAGGATGTGTTTCTCGCCCTGGTTGGTGCCCGCGCCGAGACACCCGCCGACAACAGCGCGACCGCAGGAAAGGAACTCCGATGA
- a CDS encoding PadR family transcriptional regulator, with the protein MGNQMTEMLKGTLVGIVLATLAGRPAYGYEITARLREQGFSDLVEGTVYALLVRIEQRGFVDVEKVPSEKGPPRKVYSLNAHGRQQLDEFWSTWTFLSERIEQLHHIDDQQDEGE; encoded by the coding sequence ATGGGCAACCAGATGACGGAGATGCTCAAGGGCACGTTGGTCGGGATCGTGCTGGCCACGCTGGCGGGACGCCCTGCCTACGGGTACGAGATCACGGCGCGGCTGCGCGAGCAGGGATTCTCGGACCTCGTCGAGGGCACCGTCTACGCATTGCTCGTACGGATCGAGCAGAGGGGCTTCGTGGACGTGGAGAAGGTGCCTTCCGAGAAGGGCCCGCCGCGCAAGGTCTACTCGCTCAATGCCCACGGTCGCCAGCAGCTCGACGAGTTCTGGTCCACCTGGACGTTCCTCTCGGAGCGCATCGAACAGCTCCACCACATCGACGATCAGCAAGACGAAGGAGAATGA
- a CDS encoding SRPBCC domain-containing protein codes for MGRTDSASRTIAAAPERVYTAFVNPDDLLAWLPPDGMTGHFEHFDAQPGGTYRLVLRYPSHAAHGKTSAEEDVVEARFVDLVPGSFVVQAIDFVSDDPAYSGTMTMTWSVTTEQDGTLVEIRAEDVPAGISADDHAAGLASSLDNLARLLER; via the coding sequence ATGGGACGAACTGACAGCGCTTCCCGCACGATCGCCGCGGCACCGGAACGGGTGTACACCGCCTTCGTCAATCCGGACGACCTGTTGGCATGGTTGCCCCCGGACGGGATGACGGGCCACTTCGAGCACTTCGACGCCCAGCCCGGCGGGACGTACCGACTCGTGCTCCGTTACCCAAGCCACGCAGCACACGGCAAGACCTCGGCCGAGGAAGACGTGGTCGAAGCCCGGTTCGTGGACCTCGTTCCTGGGTCGTTCGTGGTGCAGGCGATCGACTTCGTCTCCGACGATCCGGCCTACTCCGGCACCATGACCATGACGTGGTCGGTCACGACCGAGCAGGACGGCACGCTCGTGGAGATCCGAGCGGAGGACGTCCCAGCCGGCATCTCGGCCGACGATCACGCCGCAGGTCTGGCATCGTCCCTGGACAATCTCGCCCGACTTCTCGAGCGCTAG
- a CDS encoding heparinase II/III family protein — MSDDVPRPSTRRAFDIDHLVRRTARGVDVPFPPASDRRAWDGVDAVSRASILERAAALSGQPWPPLTVSARLELSRSGSRRAFEAPYFARRRRLMMSALALALGDEEYADAVLDGLGVLLEETSWCLPAHDSPPGGALRRLPDPDRPVLDLFAAETAATLTWVTWLHADRLADTPELLAQVRNAVLDRVFRPFVADGPNSWWFGAGMNWNPWIVSNVLTATALLAPSEDVTRATYAAALESLDGYLDRTPSDGGCAEGLMYWWLSAARLYEALDVLGWLSPEGSAAVLTHPLVQRMARYPLVVHLGGAWSASLADGIARVPGPDLEIDKDQHPPALLHRFATAAQVPEVAALAASFDRSYVPYQAMYRSLVTLFDPGWTRSARTAEPAATTHWLDQTQVFAASTDDARVRVVAKGGHNDEPHNHLDVGSVVVAVDGAPVLIDVGAGQYTAASFGPDRYSAWFTQSGFHTVPAPDGAEQGVGERFRAAVLEQSADHVRMELAGAYPPSVGITSWQREVRPGAVLELTESWIPATSDARVHLMLAHAPQDNGDGSFDLRDADGRGRARLEIGDHVEAAVEPIDLTDPILTAVWGDQIARLVLRPRETAVEGSLRVILRAL; from the coding sequence ATGTCCGACGACGTCCCTCGCCCGAGCACGCGCCGTGCCTTCGACATCGATCACCTCGTCCGCCGGACGGCACGTGGCGTCGATGTTCCGTTCCCGCCGGCGAGCGATCGACGGGCGTGGGACGGGGTGGACGCGGTCAGCCGTGCCTCAATTCTGGAGCGTGCCGCGGCGCTGAGCGGGCAACCATGGCCGCCGCTCACCGTCTCGGCGCGGCTCGAGCTCTCCCGGAGCGGGTCACGGCGGGCGTTCGAGGCGCCGTACTTCGCCCGGCGGCGACGCCTGATGATGTCCGCCCTGGCGCTAGCGCTCGGTGATGAGGAGTACGCCGACGCCGTGCTCGACGGGCTCGGGGTACTCCTGGAGGAGACCAGCTGGTGCCTGCCGGCACACGACAGCCCGCCCGGTGGGGCGTTGCGACGTCTCCCCGATCCCGACCGACCTGTGCTGGATCTGTTCGCCGCCGAGACCGCAGCGACCCTGACCTGGGTGACCTGGTTGCACGCCGATCGTCTCGCGGACACCCCCGAACTCCTCGCCCAGGTCCGGAATGCGGTGCTCGACCGGGTGTTCCGTCCATTCGTGGCCGACGGGCCGAATAGCTGGTGGTTCGGTGCGGGGATGAACTGGAATCCATGGATCGTCTCGAACGTGCTCACGGCCACCGCGCTCCTGGCACCGAGCGAGGACGTCACGCGAGCGACCTATGCGGCTGCATTGGAGAGCCTGGACGGCTACCTGGACCGGACGCCGTCGGACGGCGGCTGCGCCGAGGGGCTCATGTACTGGTGGCTCTCGGCAGCCCGCTTGTACGAGGCGTTGGACGTGCTCGGCTGGCTGTCTCCGGAGGGCTCAGCCGCCGTCCTGACCCACCCGCTGGTCCAGCGGATGGCCCGCTATCCCCTCGTGGTGCACCTGGGCGGAGCGTGGTCGGCGAGCCTCGCTGACGGGATCGCCCGAGTACCCGGCCCAGACCTGGAGATCGACAAGGACCAGCACCCGCCGGCGTTGCTGCACCGGTTCGCCACCGCCGCGCAGGTACCGGAGGTCGCGGCGCTGGCCGCCTCGTTCGACCGATCCTATGTGCCGTATCAGGCCATGTACCGGAGCCTGGTCACCCTGTTCGACCCGGGATGGACCCGCAGTGCTCGCACCGCTGAGCCTGCAGCCACCACTCACTGGTTGGATCAGACCCAGGTCTTCGCGGCGTCGACCGACGACGCCCGGGTGCGCGTCGTGGCCAAGGGCGGGCACAACGACGAACCGCACAACCATCTCGACGTCGGGTCTGTCGTGGTGGCCGTCGACGGCGCGCCGGTGCTCATCGACGTCGGCGCCGGCCAGTACACCGCCGCCAGCTTCGGGCCCGATCGGTACTCAGCCTGGTTCACCCAGTCCGGTTTTCACACGGTCCCGGCCCCCGACGGCGCAGAGCAGGGCGTCGGGGAACGGTTCCGCGCCGCTGTGCTCGAGCAGTCCGCCGATCACGTGCGCATGGAGCTCGCCGGGGCGTATCCCCCCTCGGTGGGAATCACCTCGTGGCAGCGCGAGGTCCGCCCGGGCGCCGTGCTCGAGCTGACCGAGTCCTGGATCCCGGCCACGTCCGACGCCCGGGTGCATCTGATGCTCGCCCACGCACCGCAGGACAACGGAGACGGCTCGTTCGACCTGCGTGACGCCGACGGGCGCGGGCGTGCCAGGCTGGAGATAGGCGACCATGTCGAGGCCGCCGTCGAGCCGATCGACCTGACCGACCCGATCCTGACGGCAGTGTGGGGAGACCAGATCGCTCGGTTGGTGCTCCGGCCCAGGGAAACGGCGGTCGAGGGTTCGTTGCGGGTGATCCTGCGGGCGCTGTGA
- a CDS encoding DUF1048 domain-containing protein yields the protein MAAKWIEALTGSLEQKKQYKQHMARVEALPEPYSSAAKALNRYFTYYGGFTDGDTLITMIGDHADLWERAAVDGTPVRDVVGADPVDFAETFARAYSGKQWLDKERTRLTKAIDDAARADEGTGA from the coding sequence ATGGCAGCGAAGTGGATCGAAGCCCTCACCGGCTCTCTCGAGCAGAAGAAGCAGTACAAGCAGCACATGGCGCGCGTCGAGGCGCTGCCGGAGCCGTACAGCAGTGCCGCGAAAGCGCTCAACCGGTACTTCACGTACTACGGCGGATTCACCGACGGCGACACACTGATCACCATGATCGGCGATCACGCTGACCTCTGGGAGCGCGCAGCAGTGGACGGCACTCCTGTGCGTGACGTGGTGGGAGCCGATCCGGTGGACTTTGCGGAGACGTTCGCACGGGCTTACTCGGGCAAGCAATGGCTGGACAAGGAGCGTACCCGCCTGACGAAGGCGATCGACGACGCCGCTCGTGCTGACGAGGGGACGGGCGCATGA
- a CDS encoding DUF2510 domain-containing protein: MTVPAGWYPDPQDQNTLRYWDGGTWTEHRAPAQPDGGAQPSAGDQPGQTGPAQADATTPFGAPGQFGANSQAGQQASPYGSAPAPGTSDQTAAYDPTQVAPQAGGTPTGEQPWSPSGTGGPGGYGAASGGGYGAPSTGGYGAPSAGGYGAPSAGGYGAYGQAVPPPTNNSKTGLFIGLGIAALVLVVVIYFAVKLISGLGGSDPDPDPTADPTTQSDPTPTQSDPTPTQDDPTDPPPAGGETFVWGDTVQVEVPEGGEAVYTFVVEQPGVYWLSTFSERGEADPILQVTGPDGTEWRDDDGSTESDNTFDASLTIGLAPGEYQVRVTDYDDVASSFELRSGGQEAETVQPGEHDFSAADDGAWVVLVPVTDGQTIAVDVTDANEDAVAGITTPDGGYEENDDRRSSAPDGDRFAPYVEATAAGDGEAIVIVWGYSNAAVEGTVNITVE; this comes from the coding sequence ATGACCGTGCCCGCCGGCTGGTATCCGGACCCGCAGGACCAGAACACCCTCCGCTACTGGGACGGCGGGACGTGGACCGAGCATCGCGCGCCGGCCCAGCCCGACGGCGGTGCGCAGCCGAGTGCTGGCGACCAACCTGGTCAGACCGGACCGGCCCAGGCAGACGCGACGACCCCGTTCGGTGCACCCGGGCAGTTCGGAGCAAACTCCCAGGCAGGGCAGCAGGCCAGTCCCTACGGCAGCGCTCCCGCGCCGGGGACGTCGGACCAGACGGCGGCCTACGACCCTACCCAGGTGGCGCCTCAGGCCGGTGGCACCCCCACAGGTGAGCAGCCGTGGAGCCCATCCGGTACCGGTGGGCCGGGCGGGTACGGGGCTGCCTCCGGAGGTGGGTACGGCGCCCCCTCCACCGGTGGCTACGGTGCCCCGTCCGCTGGTGGCTACGGCGCCCCCTCAGCTGGTGGCTATGGAGCCTACGGACAGGCGGTGCCTCCTCCGACGAACAACTCCAAGACCGGACTCTTCATCGGACTGGGAATTGCTGCGCTGGTGCTGGTGGTGGTGATCTACTTCGCGGTGAAGCTGATCTCCGGTCTGGGCGGCTCCGACCCGGACCCGGATCCCACGGCCGACCCGACGACGCAGAGCGACCCGACCCCCACGCAGAGCGACCCCACTCCGACCCAGGATGACCCGACGGATCCACCGCCGGCCGGTGGCGAGACCTTCGTCTGGGGGGACACCGTCCAGGTCGAGGTCCCGGAAGGCGGGGAAGCGGTCTACACCTTCGTCGTCGAGCAGCCGGGTGTGTACTGGCTGAGCACGTTCAGCGAGCGCGGTGAGGCCGATCCCATCCTCCAGGTCACCGGCCCGGACGGGACCGAGTGGCGCGACGACGACGGATCCACCGAATCGGACAACACCTTCGACGCGAGCCTGACGATCGGGCTCGCCCCGGGGGAGTACCAGGTGCGGGTGACCGACTACGACGACGTCGCATCGTCCTTCGAGCTCCGATCCGGTGGTCAGGAGGCGGAGACCGTGCAGCCGGGTGAGCACGACTTCAGCGCGGCGGACGACGGCGCGTGGGTCGTGCTCGTGCCGGTCACGGACGGTCAGACGATCGCCGTCGACGTCACCGACGCGAACGAGGACGCCGTCGCCGGAATCACCACGCCGGACGGCGGCTATGAGGAGAACGACGACCGGCGGTCCTCGGCCCCCGACGGGGACAGGTTCGCCCCCTACGTGGAGGCGACTGCAGCGGGCGACGGTGAGGCCATCGTGATCGTGTGGGGCTACTCCAACGCGGCCGTCGAGGGCACAGTCAACATCACGGTGGAGTAG
- a CDS encoding ASCH domain-containing protein: MLISRAVAEGIRAGRITTQYRRWDVPRVRAGRQQVTAAGVIEFTRVTRVNDLQRLTDRAARAAGMKDANTLRRALRPRERPRGPRGSAGGAHVYRVHVRWIGEDPRLALRERLPDADELATIAQRLSRLDARPTGPWTQEILTWIRDNPRVVSKELAALRDVELLPMKADIRTLKGLGLTISHDVGYELSPRGAAYLTWLER; this comes from the coding sequence ATGCTCATCTCGCGTGCCGTGGCCGAGGGAATTCGGGCCGGTCGGATCACCACCCAGTACCGGCGATGGGACGTGCCACGGGTCCGCGCCGGTCGGCAACAGGTCACGGCGGCAGGAGTGATCGAGTTCACGCGGGTGACCCGGGTGAACGATCTGCAGCGGCTCACCGATCGCGCGGCACGTGCCGCGGGGATGAAGGATGCCAACACACTCCGGCGAGCTCTCCGCCCCCGAGAGCGCCCTCGCGGACCACGCGGGTCGGCCGGAGGGGCGCATGTCTATCGGGTGCACGTGCGTTGGATCGGTGAGGATCCACGGCTCGCCCTGCGCGAACGGCTTCCGGACGCCGATGAGCTCGCCACGATCGCGCAGCGGCTGTCCCGCCTGGACGCCCGCCCCACGGGTCCGTGGACCCAGGAGATCCTCACGTGGATCCGAGACAACCCGCGGGTGGTCTCCAAGGAGCTGGCTGCCTTGCGGGACGTGGAGCTGCTGCCCATGAAGGCGGACATCCGCACGCTCAAGGGCCTCGGCCTGACGATCAGTCACGATGTCGGGTACGAGCTCTCGCCGCGGGGCGCGGCGTACCTCACCTGGCTGGAACGCTGA
- the gdhA gene encoding NADP-specific glutamate dehydrogenase, whose protein sequence is MLDDHLRPVLDDVIARNRHEPEFHQAAREVFESIAPAIKRRPEYLDAGVVQRMCEPERQLIFRVPWTDDGGRVHVNRGFRVEFNSALGPYKGGLRFHPSVYLGIVKFLGFEQIFKNALTGLPIGGGKGGSDFDPKGRSDAEVMRFCQSFMTELARHIGEYTDVPAGDIGVGGREIGYMFGQYKRITNRYEAGVITGKGLTWGGSHARTEATGYGLIFFVREMLRAAGQDLDGRRVVVSGSGNVAQYATEKLQALGATVVAVSDSSGYVVDEAGIDLPLLQEIKEVRRGRISEYAEERGGSVRFVSEGSIWDVPCDIALPCATQNELDAVAARRLITNGTMLVAEGANMPCTPEAVDALTEAGVAFAPGKAANAGGVATSALEMQQNAERDSWSFGYTEQRLEEIMQGVHHRCVVTADDYDRPGDLVTGANISGFIRVADTMLDLGVI, encoded by the coding sequence ATGCTCGACGATCATCTCCGCCCCGTCCTGGACGACGTCATTGCCCGGAACCGGCACGAGCCGGAGTTCCACCAGGCGGCCCGCGAGGTCTTCGAGTCGATCGCCCCGGCGATCAAGCGTCGGCCCGAGTACCTCGATGCGGGGGTCGTGCAGCGGATGTGCGAGCCGGAGCGTCAGTTGATCTTCCGGGTGCCGTGGACCGACGACGGCGGACGTGTGCACGTGAACCGGGGATTCCGGGTGGAGTTCAACTCCGCACTCGGCCCCTACAAGGGTGGGCTGCGGTTCCACCCCAGCGTGTATCTGGGCATCGTGAAGTTCCTCGGATTCGAGCAGATCTTCAAGAACGCGCTCACCGGTCTCCCGATCGGCGGTGGCAAGGGTGGGTCCGACTTCGACCCCAAGGGTCGCAGCGATGCCGAGGTGATGCGGTTCTGCCAGTCGTTCATGACCGAGCTCGCCCGGCACATCGGTGAGTACACCGACGTCCCGGCCGGTGACATCGGCGTGGGTGGACGTGAGATCGGCTACATGTTCGGCCAGTACAAGCGGATCACGAACCGCTACGAGGCCGGTGTCATCACCGGGAAGGGGCTCACCTGGGGCGGTTCGCACGCTCGCACCGAGGCCACGGGTTACGGGCTGATCTTCTTCGTCCGGGAGATGCTGCGCGCCGCAGGGCAGGATCTCGACGGGCGCCGCGTGGTGGTCTCCGGCAGCGGGAATGTGGCGCAGTACGCGACCGAGAAGCTGCAGGCCCTGGGTGCCACCGTGGTGGCGGTGTCCGACTCGAGCGGGTACGTGGTGGACGAGGCCGGAATCGACCTGCCGTTGCTCCAGGAGATCAAGGAGGTGCGCCGCGGACGCATCTCGGAGTACGCCGAGGAACGCGGGGGCTCGGTCCGCTTCGTCTCTGAGGGAAGCATCTGGGACGTGCCGTGCGACATCGCCCTCCCGTGTGCCACCCAGAACGAGCTCGACGCCGTGGCGGCCCGTCGGCTGATCACCAACGGCACGATGCTGGTGGCCGAAGGAGCGAACATGCCGTGCACTCCCGAGGCTGTGGACGCCCTCACCGAGGCCGGAGTCGCCTTTGCCCCCGGGAAGGCGGCGAACGCAGGTGGCGTTGCCACCAGCGCGTTGGAGATGCAGCAGAACGCCGAGCGGGACTCCTGGTCGTTCGGGTACACCGAGCAGCGGCTCGAGGAGATCATGCAGGGCGTTCATCACCGCTGCGTGGTCACTGCCGATGACTACGATCGCCCTGGCGATCTGGTCACCGGAGCGAACATCTCCGGCTTCATCCGCGTCGCCGACACGATGCTCGACCTTGGCGTGATCTGA
- a CDS encoding ABC transporter permease: MTTHALSDTRALTGRSLRHILRSPDTIITTAVMPIAMMLLFVYVFGGAITTGSEESYVTYLLPGILLITIASGIAYTAYRLFLDMQGGIVERFQSMPIARSSVLWAHVLTSVAAIGLSIVIVTGVALLMGFRTGASVGAWLAVAGILVLFTVAVTWVAVIAGLSAKTVDGASAFSYPLIFLPFISSAFVPTTSMPGPVAWFAEHQPVTAIVDTLRALFTQQAVGNEIWIALAWLVGILAVASTAATVIYRRKTS; encoded by the coding sequence ATGACCACCCATGCCTTGAGCGACACCCGCGCGCTCACCGGCCGGTCGCTCCGCCACATTCTCCGCAGCCCCGACACGATCATCACGACCGCGGTGATGCCGATCGCCATGATGCTGCTGTTCGTGTACGTGTTCGGCGGCGCGATCACCACCGGATCCGAGGAGTCCTACGTCACCTACCTCCTCCCCGGCATCCTGCTCATCACGATCGCCTCCGGGATCGCCTATACGGCATATCGACTGTTCCTCGATATGCAAGGGGGCATCGTCGAGCGCTTCCAGTCGATGCCGATCGCCCGGTCGAGCGTGCTCTGGGCACACGTGCTCACCTCGGTAGCCGCGATCGGTCTCTCGATCGTGATCGTCACCGGTGTGGCCCTGCTGATGGGGTTCCGCACCGGAGCCTCAGTGGGTGCGTGGCTCGCCGTCGCCGGCATCCTCGTGCTGTTCACTGTTGCCGTCACCTGGGTCGCCGTGATCGCCGGGCTCTCCGCGAAGACCGTGGACGGTGCGAGCGCGTTCAGCTACCCGCTGATCTTTCTGCCGTTCATCAGTTCGGCGTTCGTCCCGACCACCTCGATGCCAGGACCGGTGGCCTGGTTCGCTGAGCACCAGCCAGTGACCGCCATCGTGGACACGCTCCGCGCGCTCTTCACCCAGCAGGCGGTCGGGAACGAGATCTGGATCGCCCTTGCCTGGCTCGTCGGGATCCTCGCCGTCGCCTCCACCGCTGCAACGGTCATCTACCGCAGGAAGACCAGCTAG